A single Brassica rapa cultivar Chiifu-401-42 chromosome A04, CAAS_Brap_v3.01, whole genome shotgun sequence DNA region contains:
- the LOC103866020 gene encoding LOW QUALITY PROTEIN: PRA1 family protein B2 (The sequence of the model RefSeq protein was modified relative to this genomic sequence to represent the inferred CDS: inserted 1 base in 1 codon), with translation MSSPATLPVTNQQATQPHAFRTFLFRXATRSPDSFSRIRKNLSYFKVNYSAIISLVLAFSLLSHPFSLLVLLSLLAAWMFLYLFRSSDRPLVVFGRSFSDRETLLGLVVTTVVVVFMTSVGSLLTSALTVGVAFVCLHGTFRVPDDLFLDEQEPAANAGLLTFIGNSDATSAAASFVAGRV, from the exons ATGTCTTCTCCGGCGACTCTCCCTGTCACCAACCAGCAAGCCACTCAACCCCACGCCTTCCGCACATTCCTCTTCC TCGCAACTCGTTCGCCCGACTCCTTCTCCCGGATCCGCAAGAACCTCTCCTACTTCAAAGTCAACTACTCCGCAATCATCTCCTTAGTCCTCGCCTTCTCCCTCCTCTCCCACCCTTTCTCTCTCCTCGTCctcctctctctcctcgccgcgtGGATGTTCCTCTACCTCTTCCGGTCTTCGGACCGGCCTCTGGTTGTGTTCGGACGTAGCTTCTCGGATCGGGAGACGTTGCTTGGTCTTGTGGTGACGACGGTTGTGGTTGTGTTTATGACGAGTGTTGGGTCTTTGTTGACTTCGGCGTTGACTGTTGGTGTGGCGTTTGTTTGCTTGCACGGTACGTTTAGGGTTCCGGATGATCTGTTCTTGGACGAGCAGGAGCCTGCTGCTAATGCTGGGTTGCTCACGTTCATTGGTAACTCTGATGCTACATCTGCTGCTGCTTCCTTTGTCGCGGGACGAGTTTGA